The following coding sequences lie in one Gemmatimonadota bacterium genomic window:
- a CDS encoding acetyl-CoA carboxylase biotin carboxyl carrier protein subunit yields MQLSYLVTIQGTTYTVSLDDREGQIVLSVDGRSLEIDMASIQGDQFYSLLIDGRSYTAVAATQGEQREVKVNGVSSAVAVEDEELARLRSQVKPRRRVGGDQIKAPMPGRIVSVSAVVGDTVEAGQGVVVIEAMKMENELRAHAGGTVKEIRVGEGDTVDKNTVLVVIGD; encoded by the coding sequence ATGCAATTGAGCTATCTCGTCACGATCCAGGGGACGACGTACACGGTCAGTCTGGACGACCGGGAAGGACAGATCGTGCTTAGTGTCGATGGCAGGTCGCTGGAGATCGACATGGCCTCGATCCAGGGGGATCAGTTCTATTCCCTGCTCATCGATGGAAGGTCATATACGGCGGTCGCGGCGACCCAGGGCGAGCAACGGGAGGTCAAGGTCAATGGCGTCTCGTCCGCGGTAGCCGTGGAAGACGAGGAACTGGCCCGTCTGCGCAGCCAGGTCAAGCCACGGCGCCGCGTCGGCGGCGATCAGATCAAGGCGCCTATGCCGGGGCGCATCGTATCGGTATCGGCCGTGGTGGGTGACACGGTGGAAGCCGGCCAGGGCGTGGTCGTCATCGAAGCCATGAAGATGGAAAATGAACTACGCGCCCACGCGGGTGGCACGGTCAAGGAAATCCGGGTCGGCGAAGGGGATACGGTGGACAAGAATACCGTGCTGGTGGTCATCGGGGACTGA
- a CDS encoding TIM barrel protein gives MRLGVVGFAPGDPRAVTAAVLKKALDLGVTSVCYHGPGEVLDALTPADFNRVNALYDDLDLELAQFGIGYRECLFDPDGSVRDRVVRTICRGIEAGRSLMAHNVLIRTGSLNPSGSYDPAPENHEPERLDVLIDTLSRVADKAEEEGMTVVVETHVLTIMGSPEINRQVIDTVGSDRLRVVLDFVNHFQSLTQVYSSTERLNHLFDVMGPISTVSHIKDISVEPGFVLHMNEEVPGAGELDLVTAVRRWEALHPGGYMLVEHLPEEKIPTAVENVRRIATEAGVEIV, from the coding sequence ATGCGACTTGGCGTTGTGGGTTTCGCCCCGGGAGATCCCCGGGCCGTCACGGCAGCGGTGCTGAAAAAGGCCCTGGACCTGGGCGTTACGTCCGTCTGTTATCACGGTCCCGGCGAGGTCCTGGACGCGTTGACGCCGGCGGACTTCAACCGCGTCAACGCGCTCTATGATGATCTGGACCTGGAACTGGCGCAGTTCGGCATAGGCTACCGCGAATGCCTGTTCGATCCGGACGGGTCGGTGCGCGACCGGGTCGTACGGACCATATGCCGCGGTATTGAAGCAGGCCGATCGCTCATGGCCCACAACGTATTGATCCGGACCGGCAGCCTGAACCCATCGGGGTCCTACGACCCCGCGCCTGAAAACCACGAGCCGGAACGTCTCGACGTGCTGATCGACACCCTGTCACGGGTCGCGGACAAGGCGGAAGAGGAGGGGATGACCGTCGTGGTCGAGACCCATGTGCTCACGATCATGGGGTCGCCTGAAATCAACCGCCAGGTTATCGACACGGTAGGTTCCGACCGCCTGCGCGTGGTCTTGGATTTCGTCAACCACTTCCAGTCCCTGACGCAGGTGTACAGCAGCACGGAACGCTTAAATCACCTATTCGACGTCATGGGGCCGATCTCGACGGTCTCCCACATCAAAGACATCAGCGTGGAACCCGGCTTCGTCCTCCACATGAACGAGGAAGTGCCCGGCGCCGGCGAACTCGACCTCGTCACGGCCGTACGGCGCTGGGAGGCGCTCCACCCCGGCGGTTACATGCTGGTCGAGCACCTGCCCGAGGAAAAGATCCCGACGGCCGTCGAGAATGTGCGACGTATCGCGACCGAGGCCGGGGTGGAGATCGTCTGA